In Aegilops tauschii subsp. strangulata cultivar AL8/78 chromosome 3, Aet v6.0, whole genome shotgun sequence, one genomic interval encodes:
- the LOC109747955 gene encoding uncharacterized protein isoform X3: MLRPPTHLPAAAGFLFSSLLCYMEEDFMGSGGDADGRREVRGLDGVMATDVRRGEAAARHLPLAPLSTRGAGHMYDGFLHPQVAWHEADIDRGLLELRARARDVTAAQLKAAAAIGQVWLVEAARCASS, from the exons ATGCTGCGCCCTCCCACCCATCTTCCTGCAGCTGCAG GTTTTTTGTTTTCGTCACTCCTTTGTTATATGGAAGAAGACTTCATG GGTTCTGGTGGCGATGCCGACGGTCGTCGAGAGGTTCGTGGACTGGACGGTGTCATGGCTACCGATGTACGGAGAGGCGAAGCTGCTGCTCGTCATCTACCTCTGGCACCCCTCAGCACACGG GGTGCGGGGCACATGTACGATGGCTTCCTCCATCCGCAGGTGGCGTGGCATGAGGCCGACATCGACCGGGGCCTGCTTGAGctgagggcgagggcgagggacgTGACGGCGGCACAACTCAAGGCAGCGGCTGCCATCGGTCAAGTGTGGCTCGTCGAGGCTGCCCGCTGTGCTTCGTCATAG
- the LOC109747955 gene encoding uncharacterized protein isoform X1 — protein MLLVALFSCVGDDVRVALPFLCCSAGEENPRPTRGFVRQPPEEEASHGRTSLSLNAAPSHPSSCSCRFFVFVTPLLYGRRLHGFWWRCRRSSRGSWTGRCHGYRCTERRSCCSSSTSGTPQHTGKQSIRHPEPERVRGTCTMASSIRRWRGMRPTSTGACLS, from the exons ATGTTGTTGGTTGCTCTCTTCTCTTGTGTTGGTGATGATGTGAGGGTGGCCCTTCCTTTTCTTTGCTGCAGTGCAGGAGAAGAAAACCCTAGACCGACCCGAGGATTCGTCCGACAACCACCTGAGGAGGAAGCAAGCCATGGACGGACCTCCCTTTCCTTGAATGCTGCGCCCTCCCACCCATCTTCCTGCAGCTGCAG GTTTTTTGTTTTCGTCACTCCTTTGTTATATGGAAGAAGACTTCATG GGTTCTGGTGGCGATGCCGACGGTCGTCGAGAGGTTCGTGGACTGGACGGTGTCATGGCTACCGATGTACGGAGAGGCGAAGCTGCTGCTCGTCATCTACCTCTGGCACCCCTCAGCACACGGGTAAGCAGTCGATCAGACACCCCGAGCCCGAGAG GGTGCGGGGCACATGTACGATGGCTTCCTCCATCCGCAGGTGGCGTGGCATGAGGCCGACATCGACCGGGGCCTGCTTGAGctga
- the LOC109747955 gene encoding uncharacterized protein isoform X2, with protein MLLVALFSCVGDDVRVALPFLCCSAGEENPRPTRGFVRQPPEEEASHGRTSLSLNAAPSHPSSCSCRVLVAMPTVVERFVDWTVSWLPMYGEAKLLLVIYLWHPSAHGVRGTCTMASSIRRWRGMRPTSTGACLS; from the exons ATGTTGTTGGTTGCTCTCTTCTCTTGTGTTGGTGATGATGTGAGGGTGGCCCTTCCTTTTCTTTGCTGCAGTGCAGGAGAAGAAAACCCTAGACCGACCCGAGGATTCGTCCGACAACCACCTGAGGAGGAAGCAAGCCATGGACGGACCTCCCTTTCCTTGAATGCTGCGCCCTCCCACCCATCTTCCTGCAGCTGCAG GGTTCTGGTGGCGATGCCGACGGTCGTCGAGAGGTTCGTGGACTGGACGGTGTCATGGCTACCGATGTACGGAGAGGCGAAGCTGCTGCTCGTCATCTACCTCTGGCACCCCTCAGCACACGG GGTGCGGGGCACATGTACGATGGCTTCCTCCATCCGCAGGTGGCGTGGCATGAGGCCGACATCGACCGGGGCCTGCTTGAGctga